TGAGCGTGGTTCTGAGTCCCGAGTCGGTGCTGCGATTGACGAACCGCACGTCCGTCTCCACGAGGTCGGCCAGACTCGATAGCTCGTCGGGATTTCCGGCAGGGACGACCAGTCCCCACTCGCGCTCAAAGGTACCGAGTTCGTCGGCGTCAACGTCCCGGTCGCCTGCGCTGGCAACCGCGAAGTCCGGGACGCCGTCGCGAAGTCGCCGAAGCCCCTCCCGAGAGCCGACGCCGAGATACCTGGGTCGCTCCAACTCGTCCAGCAAGCGCGCGAACGCCGGGTCGTCCTCGCCGACGCCGAGCACTGTAGGCGCTCGCACGTCTGCGGAGAACAACTCGACTTCGACGGACTCGCCGTCGGCGATGTAACTGGTGTCGGCGTGCACTTCCACCACACCGTCGGCTTCTACGAGGCTGGTCGTTGCGCCACTACCCTTGTCTACGGTGTACGCGAGCAGTTCCCCAGTTGCATTCTCTACGAGTCCCACGGGGAGCATCCGCGTTCGGCCCTCGCTGTAGCGTTCCTCGGCGGCCATCTTGGCCTCGATGGTTGCACTCGTTGGCTCAGGTACTCCGGCGGCGCGGCGAATCGCGGGCGCGACGAAGGTCCTGAAAATCGTGAGCGCCGAGACGGGGTAGCCGGGGAGACCGACGTACGCGGAGTTTTCCAATCGCCCCACCAACATCGGCTTGCCGGGCTTGACCGAGACGCCGTGGAGGAGGAGTTCGCCACGGTCTTCGATGACCTGGTAAATCACGTCTACCGCGCTGGCGCTGGTCGAACCGGACGAGAGGACGAGGTCGCACTCGTCGGCGGCCTGTCGAAGGATCGACTCCATCTCGTCGTAGTCGTCTCCGGCGTGAGGGTACATCTCGGCGTTGCCGCCTGCTTCCGCCACCGCAGACGCTATCGTGTAGCTGTTCACGTCGTAAATCTGTCCGGCGTCGCTGTTCAGTTGCTCGCCGGGCCGAACGAGTTCGTCGCCAGTCGAGACGATGCCGACTTTCGGCTTACCTCGAACTGGGACGGAATCGACTCCGAGCGCCGATAGTAAGCCGATTTCTCTCGGAGTCAACTTCGTTCCTGGTCCGAGCGCGCGTTCGCCCGCCGCGATATCCGCGCCCGCAGTCATCACGTGGTCGCCCGGCGCGAGGGCGGTCTGCACCAACACGGTGTCGCC
The sequence above is a segment of the Halorussus halophilus genome. Coding sequences within it:
- a CDS encoding molybdopterin biosynthesis protein, which gives rise to MSERKEFRDLASPEAAREAIADLDLVPATESVPLAEARGRVLAERLDADLDVPGFDRASMDGYAVRARDTFGADETDPNPLELTGVVHAGEEPDTEVSEDEAVEISTGAVMPPGADAVVMVERTREQGDTVLVQTALAPGDHVMTAGADIAAGERALGPGTKLTPREIGLLSALGVDSVPVRGKPKVGIVSTGDELVRPGEQLNSDAGQIYDVNSYTIASAVAEAGGNAEMYPHAGDDYDEMESILRQAADECDLVLSSGSTSASAVDVIYQVIEDRGELLLHGVSVKPGKPMLVGRLENSAYVGLPGYPVSALTIFRTFVAPAIRRAAGVPEPTSATIEAKMAAEERYSEGRTRMLPVGLVENATGELLAYTVDKGSGATTSLVEADGVVEVHADTSYIADGESVEVELFSADVRAPTVLGVGEDDPAFARLLDELERPRYLGVGSREGLRRLRDGVPDFAVASAGDRDVDADELGTFEREWGLVVPAGNPDELSSLADLVETDVRFVNRSTDSGLRTTLSNALADLAEERDTTRHELVEAIDGFEMATKAHESPARRVAAGKADAGVGLRATAEKLELGFVSLGTEQVQVLANSERTEKTGVQELETVLESKLDAVLADLPGYNR